The region TTTATTAAGCAGAGTCCTTCCATGTTTCATACTACACAAACTATCAAAGACTACCTGTTAGAGAACGGTTTCACTTACCTCTCTGAGGGTTCTTCTTGGGATGTTCAGCCAGGCGGCTCTTACTTTACAACACGCAACAATTCTTCAATTATTGCCTGGAAAGTTGGCGAGAAATACCGTGAGGCTCAAACCTCAAACGCTGATACTCCTTATCACTTCCAGCTTGCTGTTGCCCATGGCGATTCTCCAACTTACAAGGTAAAAGCCCAGCCAGAGCTTACTGGCGAGGGCAACTCGCTTCGTCTGAACACTGAGGCATACGGCGGCATGCTTGACCACACGTGGTTTGACCGTCCTTTGGGTGTTGCTGGCCGTGTGCTGGTCAAGGTAGGAAACAAGGTAGAGTCCAGGCTGGTCAACATCGAAGATGACGTTGTCATGATTCCAAGCTTGGCTATTCATCTTGAGCACAAAAATGGTCTCTCGCCAGAGTTCAACCGTGCTAAAGATCTGATGCCACTTTTCAGCGTTGGAGAGCTCAATCCCGGCGCCTTTAACGCCCTGGTAGCAGATGCAGCAGGTGCGTCTCAAGAGGACATTCTTTCTCGCGATCTCTTTTTGGTTGATCACACAGGTGGTCGTATTTGGGGCGCAAAGAAGGAGTTTGTTTCCGCTGGTCATCTGGATGACCTGCAGTGTGCCTTTGTAGCACTTAAAGCTTTCCTTGCGTCTTCAAATGAGCAGGACATCTCTGTGTACACCTGCTTTGACAACGAAGAAGTTGGCTCAAACACTAAGCAGGGTGCTAAGTCTACGTTCCTTAAAGACACGCTACAGCGCGTAAACGCTACGCTTGGCTTTACGCAGGAAGATTACTACCGTGCGCTCTCGGCATCTTTGCTAGTAAGCTGCGACAACGCTCATGCGGTGCATCCCAATTATCCTGAGAAGCACGATGCGGCCAACAAACCTTACCTCAACGGAGGTATGGTTATCAAGGAAGCAGCACGTCAGTCATACTGCACGGATGCGTTTAGCCGCGCCATTGTCGAGGCAATTTGGAAGCAGCAAAACGTTCCATATCAGATTTTTGCTAATAGAAGCGATATGCCAGGTGGATCTACTTTGGGCAACCTCTCCAACATTCAGGCCAGCATGCATGCCGTTGACGTGGGTCTGCCTCAGCTTGCTATGCACTCTGTTTACGAAACCGCGGGCACTAAAGATACACTTTTGGGGTACCAGGCACTTAAGGCGTTCTATGACACCTGCGTCTGCATTACTGATGCCGATTCGTTTGAGT is a window of Lancefieldella parvula DSM 20469 DNA encoding:
- a CDS encoding M18 family aminopeptidase — encoded protein: MSDLHESLALSEELLAFIKQSPSMFHTTQTIKDYLLENGFTYLSEGSSWDVQPGGSYFTTRNNSSIIAWKVGEKYREAQTSNADTPYHFQLAVAHGDSPTYKVKAQPELTGEGNSLRLNTEAYGGMLDHTWFDRPLGVAGRVLVKVGNKVESRLVNIEDDVVMIPSLAIHLEHKNGLSPEFNRAKDLMPLFSVGELNPGAFNALVADAAGASQEDILSRDLFLVDHTGGRIWGAKKEFVSAGHLDDLQCAFVALKAFLASSNEQDISVYTCFDNEEVGSNTKQGAKSTFLKDTLQRVNATLGFTQEDYYRALSASLLVSCDNAHAVHPNYPEKHDAANKPYLNGGMVIKEAARQSYCTDAFSRAIVEAIWKQQNVPYQIFANRSDMPGGSTLGNLSNIQASMHAVDVGLPQLAMHSVYETAGTKDTLLGYQALKAFYDTCVCITDADSFELR